In one window of Streptomyces sp. FXJ1.172 DNA:
- the ftsE gene encoding cell division ATP-binding protein FtsE gives MIRFDNVSKVYPKQTRPALRDVSLEVEKGEFVFLVGSSGSGKSTFLRLVLREERCSHGQVHVLGKDLARLSNWKVPQMRRQLGTVFQDFRLLPNKTVAENVAFAQEVIGKSRGEIRKSVPQVLDLVGLGGKEDRMPGELSGGEQQRVAIARAFVNRPKLLIADEPTGNLDPQTSVGIMKLLDRINRTGTTVIMATHDQNIVDQMRKRVIELEKGRLVRDQARGVYGYQH, from the coding sequence GTGATCCGATTCGACAATGTCTCCAAGGTCTACCCCAAGCAGACCCGCCCCGCACTCAGGGATGTCTCCCTCGAGGTGGAGAAGGGCGAGTTCGTCTTCCTCGTGGGGTCCTCCGGCTCCGGAAAGTCCACCTTCCTGCGGCTCGTCCTCCGCGAGGAGCGGTGCAGCCACGGACAGGTGCACGTGCTGGGCAAGGACCTCGCGCGCCTCTCCAACTGGAAGGTGCCGCAGATGCGCCGCCAGCTGGGGACCGTCTTCCAGGACTTCCGGCTCCTGCCGAACAAGACCGTCGCCGAGAACGTGGCCTTCGCCCAGGAGGTCATCGGCAAGTCCCGCGGCGAGATCCGCAAGTCCGTGCCGCAGGTGCTCGACCTCGTCGGGCTCGGCGGCAAGGAGGACCGTATGCCCGGTGAGCTGTCCGGTGGTGAGCAGCAGCGCGTCGCCATCGCGCGGGCCTTCGTCAACCGGCCCAAGCTGCTCATCGCCGACGAGCCCACCGGCAACCTCGACCCGCAGACCTCCGTCGGCATCATGAAGCTGCTCGACCGCATCAACCGGACGGGCACGACCGTCATCATGGCGACGCACGACCAGAACATCGTGGACCAGATGCGCAAGCGCGTCATCGAGCTGGAGAAGGGCCGCCTCGTCCGCGACCAGGCCCGCGGCGTCTACGGCTACCAGCACTAA
- a CDS encoding serine/threonine-protein kinase produces MARKIGSRYTANQILGRGSAGTVWLGEGPDGPVAIKMLREDLASDQELVGRFVQERTALLGLEHPRIVTVRDLVVDGNDLALVMDLVRGTDLRTRLERERRLAPEAAVAIVADIADALAAAHAAGVVHRDVKPENVLLDMQGPLGPGGSHPALLTDFGVAKLIDSPKRTKATKIIGTPDYLAPEIVEGLPPRASVDIYALATVLYELLAGFTPFGGGHPGAVLRRHVTETVVPLPGIPEELWQLIVQCLAKGPASRLRASELAARLREQLPMLAGMPPLDVDEPDQNEEPAAQEPAPSAPAGGEPVRRRGAVSLVPGAKPDSNRDTHTSMRVPGPDELAGGAHGTARAPRAAGAPRPGSARHKAALRRRRITLGVAGAVLAAVVGVGAWLASSGGDDRPAQDTHSTSTP; encoded by the coding sequence TTGGCACGGAAGATCGGCAGCCGGTACACCGCGAACCAGATCCTGGGGCGGGGCAGCGCCGGCACGGTGTGGCTGGGCGAGGGACCGGACGGGCCCGTCGCCATCAAGATGCTGCGCGAGGACCTCGCCTCCGACCAGGAACTCGTCGGACGCTTCGTCCAGGAGCGCACCGCGCTGCTCGGCCTGGAGCACCCGCGCATCGTCACCGTGCGCGACCTCGTCGTCGACGGCAACGACCTGGCCCTGGTGATGGACCTCGTGCGCGGCACCGACCTGCGCACTCGGCTGGAGCGCGAGCGGCGGCTCGCCCCCGAGGCGGCCGTGGCGATCGTCGCCGACATCGCCGACGCGCTGGCGGCGGCCCACGCGGCCGGGGTCGTCCACCGGGACGTCAAGCCCGAGAACGTGCTGCTGGACATGCAGGGCCCGCTCGGCCCCGGCGGCTCCCACCCGGCGCTGCTCACCGACTTCGGCGTCGCCAAGCTGATCGACTCGCCGAAGCGGACGAAGGCCACGAAGATCATCGGCACCCCGGACTACCTGGCCCCGGAGATCGTCGAGGGCCTGCCGCCGCGCGCGTCCGTCGACATCTACGCCCTCGCGACCGTCCTGTACGAGCTGCTGGCCGGCTTCACCCCCTTCGGCGGCGGCCACCCCGGCGCGGTCCTGCGCCGGCACGTCACCGAGACCGTCGTACCGCTGCCCGGCATCCCGGAGGAGCTGTGGCAGCTGATCGTGCAGTGCCTGGCCAAGGGGCCCGCCTCCCGGCTGCGGGCCTCGGAGCTGGCGGCACGGCTGCGCGAGCAGCTGCCGATGCTGGCCGGGATGCCCCCGCTGGACGTGGACGAGCCCGACCAGAACGAGGAGCCGGCGGCGCAGGAGCCGGCCCCGTCGGCTCCGGCCGGCGGCGAGCCGGTACGGCGGCGGGGCGCGGTGTCGCTGGTGCCGGGCGCCAAGCCGGACTCCAACCGGGACACGCACACCTCGATGCGGGTGCCGGGGCCGGACGAGCTGGCGGGGGGCGCCCACGGGACCGCCCGCGCTCCCCGGGCCGCCGGTGCGCCCCGGCCGGGCTCGGCCCGCCACAAGGCGGCGCTGCGGCGGCGCCGGATCACGCTCGGCGTGGCAGGGGCGGTCCTGGCGGCCGTCGTGGGGGTCGGCGCGTGGCTGGCCTCTTCCGGCGGGGACGACCGGCCGGCGCAGGACACCCACAGCACGTCGACGCCCTGA
- the prfB gene encoding peptide chain release factor 2 encodes MAVVDVSEELKSLSSTMESIEAVLDLDRLRADIAVLEEQAAAPSLWDNPDEAQKITSKLSHLQAEVRKAEGLRGRIDDLAVLFEMAEEEDDPDTRAEAESELVAVKKALDEMEVRTLLSGEYDSREALVNIRAEAGGVDAADFAEKLQRMYLRWAEQRGYKTELIETSYAEEAGIKSTTFSVQAPYAYGTLSVEQGTHRLVRISPYDNQGRRQTSFAGVEVLPVVEQSDHVEIDESELRIDVYRSSGPGGQGVNTTDSAVRITHLPTGIVVSCQNERSQIQNKATAMNVLQAKLLERRRQEEQAKMDALKGDGGNSWGNQMRSYVLHPYQMVKDLRTEFEVGNPEAVFNGEIDGFLEAGIRWRKQQEK; translated from the coding sequence GTGGCAGTCGTCGATGTATCCGAAGAGCTGAAGTCCCTCTCCTCGACCATGGAGTCGATCGAGGCCGTCCTGGACCTCGACAGGCTGAGGGCAGATATCGCCGTGCTCGAGGAGCAGGCGGCCGCGCCGTCCCTGTGGGACAACCCGGACGAGGCGCAGAAGATCACGAGCAAGCTCTCCCACCTCCAGGCCGAGGTCCGGAAGGCGGAGGGGCTGCGCGGCCGGATCGACGATCTCGCCGTCCTCTTCGAGATGGCCGAGGAGGAGGACGACCCCGACACCCGCGCCGAGGCCGAGTCCGAGCTGGTCGCGGTGAAGAAGGCGCTGGACGAGATGGAGGTGCGCACCCTCCTGTCCGGCGAGTACGACTCCCGTGAGGCGCTGGTCAACATCCGCGCCGAGGCCGGCGGTGTCGACGCCGCCGACTTCGCCGAGAAGCTGCAGCGCATGTACCTGCGCTGGGCCGAGCAGCGCGGCTACAAGACCGAGCTGATCGAGACGTCGTACGCCGAAGAGGCCGGCATCAAGTCGACCACCTTCTCCGTGCAGGCGCCGTACGCCTACGGCACCCTCTCCGTCGAGCAGGGCACGCACCGGCTCGTCCGGATCTCGCCCTACGACAACCAGGGGCGCCGCCAGACCTCCTTCGCCGGTGTCGAGGTCCTCCCCGTCGTCGAGCAGTCCGACCACGTCGAGATCGACGAGAGCGAGCTGCGGATCGACGTCTACCGCTCCTCCGGTCCCGGCGGCCAGGGCGTCAACACGACCGACTCCGCCGTGCGCATCACGCACCTGCCGACCGGCATCGTGGTCTCCTGCCAGAACGAGCGCTCGCAGATCCAGAACAAGGCCACGGCGATGAACGTCCTCCAGGCCAAGCTGCTCGAGCGGCGCCGCCAGGAGGAGCAGGCCAAGATGGACGCCCTCAAGGGTGACGGCGGCAACTCCTGGGGCAACCAGATGCGTTCGTACGTCCTGCACCCGTACCAGATGGTCAAGGACCTGCGCACCGAGTTCGAGGTCGGCAATCCGGAGGCCGTGTTCAACGGCGAGATCGACGGGTTCCTCGAGGCCGGTATTCGCTGGCGCAAGCAGCAGGAGAAGTAA